From Clarias gariepinus isolate MV-2021 ecotype Netherlands chromosome 18, CGAR_prim_01v2, whole genome shotgun sequence:
atgaggcggggtacaccctggacaggttgccaatcgATCGCagtgtagcggttagcactgtcgccttgcacctccagggtctgagttgagcaattcctggccaggttctccctgtgctttgtgggttttcaCTGGGTAAtgcggtttcttcccacagttcaaagacatacagtttaggctaattggcgttcccaatgGCTCCCTGTGACCtaatataggataaagcagtatagataatgagagagtgagtgaagaATTATACAGTAGGACTCATGTTTTAATCTTGAGGAAACTGTACCTTCAGTAACTCATCCTTCTGAGTAAAAGTCTTCTTCAACTCATTGTTCTCTGCTTGGAGGATGATGTGAGCCTCCCGCTCTTGCTCACAATCCTAAAACACAaaatcaaatttaataaaacCCTTAAATTCAAGGTTTTGATTGGGCCAAAAAAGTTTTTGATGTGTTTGATGTTCTTCTATTAATTGAATGAATTAAGCAATCTATTtacattttagttaatttaactTCAATAGAgcataaacattaaaaagtaactaaaaatGCCTAATGACAAGGGTTTCTCACTTATGTCTGTTAGATTGTCACACACCTTTTGTGTCTTGTAGAGCAGGTTACCAAAGAGCTTCATTGTGTTTTTCATTCTCTTCAAAATGTCTATCATGTAGAACTTATCGGCCTCCAGACTAGCAATGGCCTCCACATCTTTCTGTTGTTTCTTCTCAGCATCTGCCAGTGTGACCTGAAATAACTGCACTTGATTAGCTCATCACACATCGAGACACTTTCACTATCCATATTaagagacataaaaaaatattagcatTCATGTTTTAATGAAGGGGGGGGACTTCACCTCGAGTAACTCCTCCTTCTGAGTCAGAGACTTCTTCAACTCGTTGTTCTCTGTCTGGAGGATGGTGTGAGCCTCCCGCTCTTGCTCACactcctaaaacacacacaaagacagtaTTTGTATAAGAAACATGTAGCTATAAGTTTGATGAGTACATTTTTACATCTTACAATATCCagaatttatacattttcatgtaaaaggcggctttatactttatattgtaaatatgctttgtatgaagctgctttgagacaatgtgtattttttacaatttattaacgtatgattaaaatgttttgaacataaacataaaagtaGATGAACAGACTAAGTACCTGcttttaaagattaaataacacaaaagtGATAGTTTaacatatatgtttttaaaaaaagttatgctTTTAGTTTTAACATAGTCTATCTGATCATTGATTTACTGCACAATGTGTTTACACTTACTGGATACGGTATATATACACGAATGGACAAAAATATCAAAggagacataaaaaaaagctgGTCAGAAATTATAGGAAGCATCTGATTTCTGTAATAGCCAATAAAGGCTTTTCTATTGATTATTGAGAAGGGAAAGAATAATTTTGGACATGTCACtttttgttcaaatgtaaataaaagatgagtaataatttttttccacaatgatgCCTCTTGTACACCgtcttatttttttggggggttctggggtatgaataatttcaggcttgagtatatatatatatatatatatatatatatatatatatatatatatatacacacactcaagcCCAAAATTATTCATTCAGTAGGTAATAagcatataatattatatttgtaatgccatatgatataatataatataccataccatatttatatatatatatatgccataTGCTTATAACCTACTGCAACCACTGTACATTAATCACTCTAATTATGGACCCATAACCTCATTTACtaaattgttatttattgtaaataggtcACTGAtgcaatctaatctaataatttAGAGGAAACATGAGTTCTTGTTAGGCCCTTTAAAAGTCCAAAATACCTCATTAGATACACGTCACGTCAAAGGACCTAACAAGAAGTAATCATGtgcatttatgtgtgtgtgtgtgtgtgtgtgtgtgtgtgtgtgtgtgtgtgtgtgtgtaatagttcatttaaattaaattttatttatatagcagttTTAACAATGATCCTTATcacgaagcagctttacagaaccaaaagaaaattattgaaaTTAGTATGAAATATGTgagaaaatatgcataaatcaaaatgatcagattgtccctgatgacgAGTCCCTGTCCGAGGACGACATGGTAAGGAAAAAAACCTTAGGAAAAACAAAGGTAAATGTCAATagtaagaaaccttgagaggaaccagactcaacaggaaatccATCCTCATTCGGGTGATAACGAATAGCAAGAATTGATCTGCAGTcctactgtgtgttaggaggctggaagttcagtataaaagGACATGTGGTgctaattttaatttaagtgcTTTTAAATACAAAGATTTTCTCACATACCTTGCTTTTCATGTCACAGTCTCTGCTGGCCTCAGAGAGCAGATGCTCCAGCTCCTTCACTCTGTCCTCCAGCTGAGCGCAGGACACCGTAAGCATTTCAAATTTCTCCTCAGCTTCATTCACAGAATTCTGAAATTCACCGTTCAAATGTTGTACGTGTTAGGGGTTTGTAGCACACAGGAGCACTAGCATTCAGCCCAAACATCATCACAAAGGGCCATACAACTACAGAGCAGTACAGTGGTGCCGAATCCTTCTATTCATTAGACTTTTGgcaaaatttttattcatttttagtcCAGTGCTTTAAAATGTTCATGTAATGGAAAAGTGGATTTTTGGATTTTCCCAAACCTAAAGTCAGAAGCAGAATAAACTTACCATGACCTGTTCTTGGGGAAACTCTGTGGGTTGGACCAGAGCCAGTTCTGTTGCCTGGACACACACTGGGTCTAAatgcaaaacaataataaataaagccattacaaattatcatattatttatgtttttatttccagCCAAGCAATATTTTCCACTTCAAGCCTTGGAGGTTTTCTAAAAAGCACAGAAAaaacactttcaaaatcatTAACTTAGCGTCATTTTCCTGCTCGGAGGTCTGAAGACTTGAAGACAAAATCATGGCATGTTTGCCTATAAGTGGCTAAAGCCAGGAGCGAAGTCTGGCAGCCATACTGTTTAACAAATTATTGCTATTAGCTGGTTTTTAAAGCCTAGCTGCAAAATTCAATTCAGCTGTAAGTTTTTCATAAATTTCACATATAAACTGCTGACatgaaaaaagtggaaaaataaaagattaataattttactattatgtttttaattttagattgtATTATTTACCAGATGTTTACAAGTAACATTATTGTCCAACTATTGTGCAAATTTATGAACTGTCATTGTCTATCAtggatatgtaaaaaaaaacaagaaaaaaaaaacatgtgtatatttttattatgatggGTTAATAACATACTATTGTAATTCCATCCATATATCTATGAACATAGGAacctgtagtccaactagggaccgtggattccaatggtgattaccataGTATTTATTCACCATTTTATGACCGTGGTGAGACCTCCctacaacactcacacactaacttgagaatgccagttagcctaatctgcatgtctttgttctgtggaagaaaactggagtacctggaggaagcccaccaagcacagggagaacatgcacacagaccgtgAGGTGACTGAACTACAGTAACTAAGAAGCCACGATGACATCACTGTTGTATAAATACAGCGCAGCCAGGCAAGCCGAGCCCAACATAGCAATGGTGTACCTTTTCAAATTAAGAATTGAAATTTTGCAATAAATTTGCCTCAGTATATGAAGCATTTTCGATATATAAGTAAAAGAACAGAGACGAACAGAACACTGGCTAAATTAATGGTTTGTCCGAAAGCCATTCAAAACGCCAGTGAAAAGCCAAGCATACaacacatttttgtgtttttttttttttttcattttgtgcaagattcaGTAAAGAAATAGcatcatgggtcccaagaatgttagcaagaagaaaagggagccactttcagttttgatcTTTAAAGGACTGATCAAGAGGTCAGTGGTTTGAGCCCCCATGCTGCCgggctgccactgttggacatTAGAGTAAGGTCCGTCATCCCAAGTGCTCAGATACCATCAGGCATGGTACTGTGCTGCCAGGGTGGAGCTAAAAATATAATCAATGTTTTCCCTGGGAAATTTCGCCGTCTACAGGTCTTCACTAGCATTGTCATTCGGGATTGCTGTCATGGAGTAAGTTTGATAATGCCTCGCTATCTAAATAACTCTGGTCATGAGAACGTTTGTCAAGAAGATTCAACCTCATCCGGCAATTAGAAGAAAGTGATTCTgtttcagaagcttcaaatggGAAGATGTTTCAGGTTTGTGAATTAGCACCTGTTAGGCAGTGagttggtcatgtgacctgccCAACGGGATGCTGCCACCCGATAacgtaattcaattcaattcaattttatttgtatagcgctttcaacaattgtcattgtcacaaagcacctttacacaatcaaaagaattatttaagtttgtatggaatgtgaatgtgtatgttaaggacatattataataaacagaaagagcagctcatctctcatatcttccagtctgagtcttTCGTTCTtctgtcacgtgactctcatagatCCTTTACACAGGTAACAGAATTGAATGTTTCTTTTCATGAGTCTTCTGGTCCAAGTTGTTCggtcttttgaatctattgcactgcaaaACGTCTATGAgaatcatgtgacaaaagaacgaacgattcggcCAAGAGACTAAGAGGTAACTACTaatttctacttgtttcctgtatataaacTATGGAGGTTtcgcgatgctttgcgcatgtgcACCCAGTAggaaatgaacaaatcactctctgagatactcgttcttctgagtcacgtaaAAGGcaccttaatttttttcaatttattttatttttccaaaaaatacCAGGATTTACAAATTACGATTTCACAATACAATATAAGCTAACTCAACAAgaatgtgtaaaataataaataatagaaatagagaacaccaaaaaaaaaaaggttaaatttcCCTGGCGTGGGCTGAATGTTTCCAGAGACTGGATCCGCCTCTGTGATAAAGACCTGATCTAATCTAGTCAAACTAATTGTTTGTAAAATACAGGAGGTTATTCACAGAGAAATAAATGTACCTTCGGCTACAGTTGAGGTTGATTTCTTCCCTCGTTACTGTAAACACCATCAGGCGCGGCTGAAGCCTTGAGCAGGAACTCCAGGGGGCTCATCAGAGAACATTCTGTCGCAGCTGCACCGAAAACTCGCATTTACCCTCCATGAGTCATAATAGTGTCTCTGTGATGTCatcataaaaaaagacatattgGAACAATACATTCAGTACAGTACACCTCTTTTGCCAAGAACCTGTTATTCTCATGTTTTACGGATATTCCTTTTTAACTTTGATTTgttttgaaagaataaagtgtttttaataatgtttgtgGGTAATTGTTGGAGTATTAAAAGgccaacttgtttttttttagagaaaaacAGTCACTTAAGCCAATTACATCAATGAGCTACAATAAGAGACAACTAACTTTTTTGAGTAGATGTAAAGTTGGGATAAGTCGACCCTaaagaaatacaattaattGACCCCACAACCAGTACTACTTGAGCTGAcgtaaatatttgaattacaagtAAAGTTACAAGTTGAAATATATGATAAGCGGGCCaaagcaccctgcgccatcgTCCTCCGTCATATATTGGgcacagtgggcacatgcatttaaagaggACAGAGAACACCAAcaccattatgacataattttaaaaaaagaggaatTTAATGTTAAGACATTTATAAGACTCAGGTGCTGGGAAAAAAagcacactatgatgtcactcaatattatgtcacacaaagttattaaccactttcaTGGCTGACCCGTTTAAGATATAAAAAATCCCTCCTCAATTTTCCatcctccttttttttattttccattttcctTCATACATAATGACAATAGCGcttgcagcttacactgatgagtggtgtatcttacactgatgggtggtgtatcttacactgcatcacGATGATATCCCCTGCGGAATGTTCAtgatatctcacaaacaaaaatgccaatttgtcttttccttataaggtgtttaggtgaaattccacccatacaagtgtgacaaatatgcaaagaaaaaaatcagaaaggggtaaatactttttctatggcactgcacatgtagttagattgttccactgggatgaaactgtgccaggttgagttatagcactttcaaaatcacactaactttacactgatctgaataactttgaatgatgaactgattgttcttttctttgtttgtttgttttacaaatatgacccaatatatataaatattcagtgatatttttgtatttacgtttttgtttgtgcgttatatttttatactagtaagtagttttaaaaatgaatctccACTTgaatgagccagtgtattatgatgtgggatgtggtggactGATGGATCCAGCCTCGCTGTCCCTGACTGTAATGTTAGAGCCATCAGAGCCTCCAGAACCTTCACACcaaaggcagaatctgttcacagcatttagctttttctttttttcgtgtaactttcagctccacattttcttcttcctccttttcattcattaaaattattattaatttgctcaaagaaattcgctgcatcgagaaggGATCAATATCTCTCCCTCCGTAAATTAAAACTGAAGGTGTCTAATTAATATTGAGGGAGGGCAATACATGCGCATGCGCGGTAACATAAACACGCTGTTAGCTTCTCCGCTATATTTGTAATGtagctcgcggcagcgtaacagcccgttaattcatgctggTGTAATGATGAGAAGGACAAACTAGTCGATGccctgcattgtcaggttatagaaCAACATTTCAGGTGGATCCTGtccttaaatccaactaaaaactactgaagaacaaaactcaggctctatattttAGCTTACATATCGCATTCACACACCGGACCTCAtttcccacaatgcatctcccgacCTGGCCTAAAACTCTCGTAAACAGCTGtcgtaaatcaacctctctctcccgcaacaacGCGCTGTTTATCGGCAGCGCCCGTGCGATCGACGCACTCATCCAGATGAGTAGGAAAGAGATGAAATATATTGGTTCCgtcattttttacatatttgtgtACTGACTGGTCCGGACCACAcaggccagcggcccaccgggaaaacggAATTACAATTACCATTAACCTTATTATCTTTGCCTTGCacgtctatctatctatctatctatctatatctatatatatatatatatatttttttttttattatttttttgttttgttttccgcAGCCTGGCCCACTCTCCTTCTGAGATCATGTGATCTGAGACCCTTATTATAAGTTCCTTCAAAACATCCATCATGATGGACACAACcaactttgcaaaaaaaaagttacgcAAAATTTTTACGGAATTTGCCAAGAAAAATCTTTATTGTTTGGGTTTCCgacatcttgtttgttttgacaTGTGATTCTTGTATTTGCATACACGTTAATATTCATTACCATCTTCCAAAGATAGGCGTGTACAGGGTTaattatttcagtgtttatacTTGTAACACATTGTATTAGTGACTTTATTTTATcactttatttatatgtatcaCTCTACATCCCCCGTGTTTTACAATCATTAACGCATATTAATACATTTCTAAGATTTTGGGTTACACTCTTATTTTACTGAATCAATATAGCAATGATGAAATGGAcaacattaataattataacacaATGTATGTGCAGTTtgttttcattcctttttttattactttattaatcaATTACACTGACATGGTTGTGTATTTTAGTGGATGTGGTCttggtatacagtatagtataagtgttttttgtatagaaatttattttctacattccagaacaatattggattttttcaaaaatatgaaatgaCACATATGGCATAAGCTATCtaagtaacagcaacaacaactgCAGTCAGCTCTTATTTTGAAACACGAAGGTTAGCTGTTCTGGAACTGTTCTAAGAACGATATTGTCTGAGTGTGTTTGCaaaagctccatgatgaaactggctctcatgaagaccttcccaggaaatcaagaccaaaacttccctctgctgcagaggagaagctcatttagagttaccagcctcagaaatcacaagcaaattaacaaacagcacctcagattagagctgttatgaaggatttacggAACATATTGTACGTAgaagacacatctcaatatcaacttgttcaaagaagattattgcatgttttaaatgcaaaatgttttgttttaaatgcatgtttcaaatcaggaaagaccatggaattagaaggtgtgtccaaaattttgactggaagcaaaagctttaaaaaaatgttcatttaatttcttttttttttttgcataacaaTGGAGCTCTGTGTTAATTTAGGTTTATATTGGTCAcaggaaaaaaggaagagagacAAGAATGCAGAGATGCAGGTGAGAGGTTCTTACATCACAGTTAGGAGGTGACTAATACCTTTCTGCGGAGAACAGAAACTGGCTTACTTGGACATGGTGCATGGTGGCAATAATGGAagcgcagaaaaaaaaataattgaacattGTGCTGTttgaactaaaaatgttttttattcatttagattTGTTACAGTGGAGTCATGTTCAATGCACATTTCCCATGCACTTTTCCATGTGTTTTATAGCTTTTCAAAATAAACAGATTTCTTGAGTAGACATGTCCGCTTCAGTATTCTTTATTTGCAGAGAaacatatatttcattttatatgcCAGTACATGCCATTAAATAGGACAGATTTTACCAAACTGTATGATTACCATGGTGAACAGAAGGCTGCACGTTCTTATGCCGTGTTCCTCACAAATGTCACCACCATCTTCTTGTG
This genomic window contains:
- the LOC128506212 gene encoding leucine-rich repeat flightless-interacting protein 1-like; this encodes MLTVSCAQLEDRVKELEHLLSEASRDCDMKSKECEQEREAHTILQTENNELKKSLTQKEELLEVTLADAEKKQQKDVEAIASLEADKFYMIDILKRMKNTMKLFGNLLYKTQKDCEQEREAHIILQAENNELKKTFTQKDELLKVFVAEAQEEHQRVQEAITQLESEKSDLKEQVKTLRDTVQDLGDLLYQTQTECDDLTEECEREREAHTTLQAERDVIKKTLTLKEKFPEEQESEAHTILQAENDKMKVLNQKEELEKPKVNYTFIKI